The following coding sequences lie in one Lolium perenne isolate Kyuss_39 chromosome 2, Kyuss_2.0, whole genome shotgun sequence genomic window:
- the LOC127306849 gene encoding uncharacterized protein, with translation MGGGEKRVVFVTVGTTCFDALVKVVDSEEVKQALLQKGYTRLVIQMGRGTYVPTEASGNSDLQVEHFTFSPSIADYIREASLVISHAGSGSIFETLRLGKPLIVVVNEDLMDNHQSELADELAERNHLFCAHPQTLLETIEAMDLNVLQPYTPGEAKPVVALINKFLGFPVS, from the exons ATGGGAGGTGGAGAAAAGCGAGTGGTGTTTGTCACGGTAGGGACTACGTGTTTCGATGCTCTTGTCAAGGTGGTGGATTCTGAGGAGGTCAAACAAGCACTGCTGCAGAAAGGTTACACTCGCCTTGTGATTCAAATGGGCCGAGGAACATACGTGCCGACAGAG GCTTCAGGAAATTCAGATCTTCAAGTTGAGCATTTCACTTTTTCACCAAGTATTGCTGACTACATAAGAGAAGCATCCTTGGTCATCAGTCATGCAG GTTCTGGAAGCATATTTGAGACGCTGCGACTGGGCAAACCTCTCATCGTTGTTGTGAATGAAGATCTGATGGACAATCACCAGAGCGAGCTAGCAGATGAACTGGCTGAGAGGAATCACCTTTTCTGTGCCCATCCACAGACGCTGCTGGAGACCATCGAGGCGATGGATCTGAATGTGCTCCAACCTTACACGCCAGGAGAAGCGAAGCCGGTTGTCGCACTGATCAACAAATTTCTTGGCTTTCCTGTCAGTTGA
- the LOC139835693 gene encoding uncharacterized protein: MWEQNGRDEKPVGPLRHFIKNTARKMRRLANLLGCREGEIPTSSSSEEREIPDDEEILSQSIPPKHTSKQAPRSAYQLKPRGKGPNRYTPKDYVNRGKKVVTEEDEGPPRRSSLSRMRNDEPLSSEEEEQEEQQQQEPRQRTKMMAVRKQPARTARRGRH; this comes from the exons ATGTGGGAGCAGAACGGGAGAGATGAAAAGCCTGTCGGACCGTTGcggcatttcattaag aacactgcacgaaagatgcggcggttagccaacttgctaggttgccgcgaaggcgaaattcctacatcctcctcttctgaagagcgggag attcctgacgacgaggaaattctgagtcaaagcatacctccaaagcatacctccaagcaagccccacggtcagcttaccagttgaagccaaggggcaagggtccaaaccggtacactccgaaagattatgtcaaccgaggaaagaaggttgtcactgaggaggatgaggggccgccgcggagatcatctttgtcgaggatgaggaacgacgagccgttatcttcagaggaggaggagcaggaggagcagcagcaacaagagccacggcagcggacgaagatgatggccgtccggaagcagcccgcgaggacggcacgtcgaggacgacactag